One part of the Streptomyces ferrugineus genome encodes these proteins:
- a CDS encoding diaminobutyrate--2-oxoglutarate transaminase family protein, whose amino-acid sequence MVVTESVRGVVSESAGVGAAVHEGILRRQSARESAARTYARALPIVPVRARGLTIEGADGSRYLDCLSGAGTLALGHNHPVVLEAIRKVLDSGAPLHVLDLATPVKDAFVTELFRTLPPGLADNARVQFCGPAGTDAVEAAFKLVRAATGRTGILAFSGAYHGMTAGALEASGGAFDVRVARLPYPQNYRCPFGVGGEHGAELAARWTESVLDDPKSGVRHPAGMILEPVQGEGGVIPAPDGWLRRMRQITADRSIPLIADEVQTGVGRTGSFWAVDHSGVTPDVMVLSKAIGGSLPLAVIVYNEDLDAWQPGAHAGTFRGNQLAMAAGTATLAYVRENRLAERAAELGSRMMHQLRGLAGEFECIGDVRGRGLMIGVEVVEPEAEPERDEKRSLTLATRDGIDALGAPDRHGGATDQAMPDASAELGHLGGGAGGFAGRGGGTAAVHGGSEGHPRPAAPELAAAIQRECLRRGLIVELGGRHSSVVRLLPPLTISDEQATAVLDRLADAVDAVSRGHTPGHDRPHGSHAGQRRHGDRADRADRVG is encoded by the coding sequence ATGGTCGTGACCGAATCTGTGCGCGGGGTTGTGTCCGAGTCGGCGGGGGTGGGCGCCGCCGTGCACGAGGGAATCCTGCGACGGCAGTCGGCCCGCGAGTCGGCGGCGCGCACCTACGCGCGTGCCCTGCCGATCGTGCCGGTGCGGGCGCGTGGGCTGACCATCGAGGGGGCGGACGGCAGCCGCTACCTGGACTGCCTCTCCGGCGCGGGGACGTTGGCGCTCGGCCACAACCATCCCGTGGTGCTGGAGGCCATCCGCAAGGTCCTCGACTCGGGCGCACCCCTGCACGTCCTCGATCTGGCGACTCCCGTCAAGGACGCCTTCGTCACCGAGTTGTTCCGCACGCTGCCGCCCGGACTCGCCGACAACGCCCGTGTGCAGTTCTGCGGACCGGCCGGCACCGATGCGGTGGAGGCCGCCTTCAAGCTCGTCCGGGCCGCGACCGGCCGTACCGGAATCCTCGCCTTCAGCGGCGCCTACCACGGCATGACCGCCGGAGCACTCGAAGCATCCGGGGGCGCCTTCGACGTACGGGTCGCGCGCCTGCCCTACCCGCAGAACTACCGCTGCCCCTTCGGCGTCGGCGGCGAACACGGTGCCGAACTCGCCGCCCGCTGGACCGAGTCCGTCCTCGACGACCCCAAGTCGGGCGTCCGGCACCCCGCCGGGATGATCCTCGAACCCGTCCAGGGCGAGGGTGGAGTGATCCCCGCGCCGGACGGGTGGCTGCGGCGCATGCGGCAGATCACGGCCGACCGCTCCATCCCCCTGATCGCCGACGAGGTCCAGACGGGCGTTGGACGCACCGGCTCCTTCTGGGCCGTGGACCACAGCGGTGTCACCCCCGACGTGATGGTCCTCTCCAAGGCCATCGGCGGCAGCCTGCCCCTCGCTGTCATCGTCTATAACGAGGACCTCGACGCCTGGCAACCCGGCGCCCACGCCGGCACCTTCCGAGGCAACCAACTCGCCATGGCCGCCGGCACCGCGACGCTCGCCTACGTCCGCGAGAACCGCCTCGCCGAGCGCGCGGCCGAACTGGGCTCGCGCATGATGCACCAACTCCGTGGACTCGCGGGAGAGTTCGAGTGCATCGGGGATGTGCGGGGGAGGGGGTTGATGATCGGGGTCGAGGTGGTGGAGCCAGAAGCCGAACCCGAGCGCGACGAGAAGCGCTCGCTGACCCTGGCGACGCGGGACGGGATCGACGCGCTGGGCGCTCCGGACCGGCATGGGGGAGCCACTGACCAGGCGATGCCAGACGCTTCGGCAGAACTCGGTCACCTTGGAGGCGGGGCTGGAGGTTTCGCGGGTCGAGGGGGAGGAACGGCGGCGGTGCACGGCGGCTCGGAAGGGCACCCTCGACCCGCAGCCCCCGAACTCGCCGCCGCCATCCAGCGAGAGTGCCTGCGACGCGGCCTGATCGTCGAACTCGGCGGCCGACACTCCAGTGTCGTACGGCTCCTCCCACCTCTGACCATCAGCGACGAACAGGCGACAGCGGTACTCGACCGGCTCGCCGACGCCGTGGACGCGGTCTCCCGCGGTCACACCCCCGGCCACGACCGGCCCCACGGTTCGCACGCTGGGCAGCGGCGGCATGGCGACCGGGCCGATCGCGCCGACCGGGTGGGATAG
- a CDS encoding APC family permease, producing MSSDTNETRPSRLSGRLTAVQGTAMYVGAVLGTGVIALPALAAEAAGPASLLAWLALVLLSAPLAATFAALGARHPDAGGVSHYARLAFGDRTAAVVGWCFYLAVPPGASAAALFGGAYVSAALGGGRTTTTVTAVGLMAVVTASNAVGVRVTGRFQFALAGLLVALLLVAVAFSLPHAGADNLRPFAPHGWTAIAPAAALLVWSFAGWEAITHLAGEFRSPGRDLPRATTAAVVIVGVLYLAVAFAVIAVLGPGAARSEAPLGELMAQGLGGNARLLAAVAALLLTLGAMNAYFAGAAKLGAALGRDGALPAWLTRGSTAGEVPRRSLSVVSSLALLSLGAVTLTGVGARPLVLLTTGSFVTVYAVGVAAAIRLLPKRGKARAAALVALVAVVIMLLMSGRYLLWPLAVTGAALLYLRLDGRRADRAAMARAGSGRQ from the coding sequence ATGAGTTCCGACACCAACGAGACGCGGCCGAGCCGGCTGTCGGGCCGGCTCACCGCGGTGCAGGGCACGGCCATGTACGTGGGCGCGGTCCTGGGCACCGGAGTGATCGCCCTGCCCGCGCTCGCCGCCGAGGCCGCGGGGCCCGCCTCCCTGCTCGCGTGGCTCGCGCTCGTGCTGCTGTCGGCTCCGCTGGCGGCGACCTTCGCGGCTCTGGGCGCACGGCATCCGGACGCGGGCGGGGTGTCCCACTACGCGCGCCTGGCGTTCGGCGACCGTACGGCGGCCGTGGTCGGCTGGTGCTTCTACCTCGCGGTACCTCCGGGAGCGAGCGCGGCGGCCCTCTTCGGCGGCGCCTACGTGTCCGCGGCGCTCGGCGGCGGTCGGACCACCACCACGGTGACCGCGGTCGGGCTGATGGCCGTCGTCACCGCGTCCAACGCGGTGGGCGTGCGGGTGACCGGGCGCTTCCAGTTCGCCCTGGCCGGGCTGCTCGTCGCCCTGCTGCTGGTGGCGGTCGCCTTCTCCCTGCCGCACGCCGGCGCCGACAACCTGCGGCCCTTCGCCCCGCACGGCTGGACGGCGATCGCGCCCGCGGCGGCCCTGCTGGTGTGGAGCTTCGCCGGCTGGGAGGCGATCACCCACCTCGCGGGCGAGTTCCGCTCCCCGGGCCGTGACCTGCCGCGGGCCACGACCGCCGCCGTCGTCATCGTCGGCGTGCTGTACCTGGCGGTCGCCTTCGCCGTCATCGCGGTGCTGGGACCCGGCGCCGCCCGCTCCGAAGCGCCGCTCGGCGAGCTCATGGCCCAGGGGCTGGGCGGCAACGCCCGGCTGCTCGCCGCCGTGGCGGCATTGCTGCTCACCCTCGGTGCGATGAACGCCTACTTCGCGGGCGCCGCCAAGCTCGGCGCCGCCCTCGGCCGGGACGGGGCGCTGCCGGCCTGGCTCACCCGGGGCAGCACGGCCGGCGAGGTGCCGCGCCGCAGCCTCAGCGTCGTCTCGTCCCTCGCGCTCCTGTCGCTGGGCGCCGTGACCCTGACCGGGGTAGGAGCTCGTCCGCTGGTACTCCTGACCACCGGGTCGTTCGTCACCGTGTACGCGGTCGGCGTGGCCGCCGCCATACGGCTTCTGCCGAAGCGGGGCAAGGCCCGCGCGGCGGCGCTCGTCGCCCTTGTGGCTGTGGTGATCATGCTGCTCATGTCCGGCCGGTACCTCCTGTGGCCACTCGCCGTCACCGGCGCCGCGCTGCTCTACCTCAGGCTCGACGGCCGACGCGCCGACCGGGCGGCCATGGCACGCGCCGGCAGTGGGCGCCAGTGA
- a CDS encoding GlxA family transcriptional regulator: MQRHVVAVAVADGAPTFELAVPCEVFGIDRSDLVDPWYEMRLCAAQPGPLRTAAGLVVPTSQGLDGLSEADTVVVAACSRAVQLDPPADLLQAVRSAHERGRRIVSICSGAYVLAAAGLLDGRRATAHWMSAMDFSHRFPDVDFDPTSLYIEDGTILTSAGTGSAIDLCLHLVRQDHGSAVANEVARRMVVPPHREGGQAQYARSPVRVRKASGTLAPVLEWARRHLHEQLTVPQLARRAGLSERTFARRFRETLGTTPLQWILQERVRLAQELLETTDAAVESVARRTGFGSATNLRYHFGRLTGVSPQTYRHVFRHRAAQERGGARGSGARAGQGIPSET, encoded by the coding sequence ATGCAGCGACATGTTGTGGCCGTCGCCGTGGCCGATGGCGCCCCGACGTTCGAACTCGCCGTTCCGTGCGAGGTGTTCGGCATCGATCGCAGTGATCTGGTCGATCCCTGGTACGAGATGCGGTTGTGTGCGGCACAGCCGGGGCCGCTGCGTACGGCGGCCGGGCTGGTCGTGCCCACCTCGCAGGGGCTGGACGGGCTGTCGGAAGCCGACACCGTGGTCGTGGCGGCCTGTTCCCGGGCCGTGCAGCTCGATCCCCCCGCCGACCTGCTGCAAGCCGTACGCAGCGCCCATGAGAGGGGCCGCCGTATCGTCTCCATCTGTTCCGGCGCCTATGTGCTGGCCGCGGCGGGGCTGCTCGACGGGCGGCGCGCGACGGCGCACTGGATGAGCGCGATGGACTTCAGCCACCGCTTCCCCGACGTGGACTTCGATCCGACCTCGCTCTACATCGAGGACGGCACGATCCTCACGTCGGCCGGCACGGGATCCGCCATCGACCTCTGCCTCCATCTGGTCCGCCAGGACCACGGCTCCGCAGTCGCCAACGAGGTGGCCCGGCGCATGGTCGTGCCACCGCATCGCGAGGGCGGACAGGCCCAGTACGCGCGGTCGCCGGTTCGGGTGCGGAAGGCGAGCGGCACGCTCGCACCGGTTCTGGAATGGGCGCGCCGTCATCTGCACGAGCAGCTGACGGTGCCCCAGCTCGCCCGGCGGGCGGGGCTGAGCGAGCGCACCTTCGCGCGCCGGTTCCGCGAGACGCTCGGCACCACGCCCCTGCAATGGATCCTGCAGGAACGGGTCCGGCTCGCCCAGGAGTTGCTGGAGACGACCGACGCCGCCGTCGAGAGTGTCGCGCGGCGAACCGGCTTCGGCAGCGCGACCAACCTCCGCTACCACTTCGGCCGGCTCACCGGAGTCTCGCCGCAGACGTATCGCCACGTCTTCCGTCACCGCGCGGCACAGGAGCGGGGCGGGGCGCGGGGTTCGGGCGCACGCGCCGGACAAGGGATACCGTCGGAGACGTGA
- a CDS encoding trypsin-like serine peptidase → MRSIRPSFTARRGRSARRRTSPVPLVAVAAALVLTVTACESGDAEAGADAGASAVAGGEGKITIPDDIKDKLKEHGIDIDKWKGGAWKNWDRDDWLREAKDYINPIIEGLWDPDRMRDAEDPDRGVDDSDLSGDQGVTDPTPEPVDAQAVSPTYHANAPEAGKVFFDSPEGTMVCSATVVQDPANPGKSNMVWTAGHCVHAGKSGGWYRNIAFVPSYNDKALGSSALESATREQVAPYGVWWADWAQTSDQWIDQGGPTGGDGAPYDFAVLHVKPEAGGNGKSLEETVGSALPVDFNAPAVPDLDSMKAIGYPAAAPFDGQKLYQCQDQPGRLSLSASDPTMYRIGCTMTGGSSGGGWIAAGSDGKPALVSNTSIGPVDAGWLAGPRLGKEAETIFDGVSEKFAGQ, encoded by the coding sequence ATGCGATCGATACGGCCGTCGTTCACCGCCCGCCGAGGGAGGAGCGCGCGCCGCAGAACCTCCCCGGTTCCCCTGGTCGCGGTCGCCGCGGCGCTGGTTCTCACCGTCACCGCCTGCGAGTCGGGCGACGCGGAGGCGGGTGCCGACGCCGGCGCGTCCGCCGTGGCGGGAGGTGAGGGCAAGATCACGATCCCGGACGACATCAAGGACAAGCTCAAGGAACACGGGATCGACATCGACAAGTGGAAGGGCGGCGCCTGGAAGAACTGGGACCGGGACGACTGGCTGCGCGAGGCCAAGGACTACATCAACCCGATCATCGAGGGCCTGTGGGACCCGGACCGTATGCGTGACGCCGAGGACCCGGACCGGGGCGTCGACGACAGTGACCTCTCCGGTGACCAGGGCGTGACCGACCCGACGCCGGAGCCGGTGGACGCGCAGGCCGTGTCGCCCACGTACCACGCCAACGCCCCCGAGGCGGGCAAGGTGTTCTTCGACTCCCCCGAAGGCACGATGGTCTGCTCGGCGACGGTCGTACAGGACCCGGCCAACCCCGGTAAGTCCAACATGGTGTGGACGGCGGGCCACTGCGTGCACGCCGGCAAGAGCGGCGGCTGGTACCGCAACATCGCGTTCGTGCCGTCGTACAACGACAAGGCCCTGGGGTCGAGCGCACTGGAGAGTGCCACCCGGGAGCAGGTCGCCCCGTACGGCGTCTGGTGGGCCGACTGGGCGCAGACCTCGGACCAGTGGATCGACCAGGGCGGTCCGACGGGCGGCGACGGAGCCCCGTACGACTTCGCGGTGCTGCATGTGAAGCCGGAGGCGGGCGGCAACGGCAAGTCGCTGGAGGAGACGGTCGGTTCGGCTCTTCCGGTGGACTTCAACGCCCCGGCCGTACCCGATCTGGACAGCATGAAGGCGATCGGCTACCCGGCCGCCGCGCCGTTCGACGGCCAGAAGCTCTACCAGTGCCAGGACCAGCCGGGCCGCCTGTCGCTCAGCGCCTCCGACCCGACCATGTACCGCATCGGCTGCACGATGACCGGCGGTTCGTCCGGTGGCGGCTGGATCGCGGCCGGCTCGGACGGCAAGCCCGCGCTCGTGTCCAACACCTCGATCGGGCCGGTGGACGCGGGCTGGCTGGCCGGACCGCGGCTGGGCAAGGAGGCCGAGACGATCTTCGACGGGGTGAGCGAGAAGTTCGCCGGCCAGTGA
- a CDS encoding trypsin-like serine peptidase codes for MRSTPAPADPRRRRRSVLAATGLVAALALAATACGGSAADSANDRAEAAASKAAEAAEAADAAGDGKVEIPAAIADKLKEHGIDVDKWKDGAWKDWDKDKWLSEAKDFVNPVIEGLWKPDRMQSAKEANKTVTTQDTAADQGVSDPEPAPVQATAEKTPYHENAAPVGKVFFDTPDGPAVCSGTVVKDVNHPGKSNLVWTAGHCVHAGQSGGWYRNIVFVPAYNDLGKSEAALRNATSTQIAPYGNWWADWVSTSNEWIQGGSETGGAGAAYDYAVLHVKPEAGAKSLEETTGALDVDFTAPSATEVGTMGAWGYPAAPPFNGLRMFKCLDRPGRLSLSPALPTMYRIGCTMTGGSSGGGWFRVVNGRTTLVSNTSIGPQDNTWLAGPHLGAGAESLYQNMSRTYGGR; via the coding sequence ATGCGTTCCACACCTGCGCCCGCAGATCCACGCCGTCGGCGGCGCTCCGTCCTCGCCGCCACCGGGCTCGTCGCCGCGCTGGCACTGGCCGCGACCGCCTGTGGCGGCTCAGCCGCGGACTCGGCGAACGACCGGGCCGAGGCCGCCGCCTCGAAAGCCGCCGAGGCCGCCGAGGCCGCCGACGCCGCCGGTGACGGCAAGGTCGAGATTCCGGCCGCGATCGCGGACAAGCTCAAGGAGCACGGGATCGACGTCGACAAGTGGAAGGACGGCGCCTGGAAGGACTGGGACAAGGACAAGTGGCTCAGCGAGGCCAAGGACTTCGTCAACCCGGTCATCGAGGGCCTGTGGAAGCCTGACCGGATGCAGTCCGCGAAGGAGGCCAACAAGACGGTCACCACGCAGGACACCGCCGCCGACCAGGGCGTGAGCGACCCGGAGCCGGCGCCGGTCCAGGCCACGGCCGAGAAGACGCCGTACCACGAGAACGCGGCCCCCGTGGGCAAGGTCTTCTTCGACACCCCCGACGGCCCGGCCGTCTGCTCCGGCACCGTCGTCAAGGACGTCAACCACCCCGGTAAGTCCAACCTCGTCTGGACGGCAGGCCACTGTGTGCACGCCGGGCAGAGCGGCGGCTGGTACCGCAACATCGTCTTCGTTCCGGCCTACAACGACCTCGGCAAGTCCGAGGCGGCGCTGCGCAATGCCACGTCCACTCAGATCGCTCCCTACGGCAACTGGTGGGCCGACTGGGTCTCGACCTCCAACGAGTGGATCCAGGGCGGCTCGGAGACGGGTGGCGCGGGCGCGGCGTACGACTACGCCGTACTGCATGTGAAGCCGGAGGCCGGTGCGAAGTCGTTGGAGGAGACGACCGGCGCCCTGGACGTCGACTTCACCGCCCCGTCCGCGACCGAGGTCGGCACGATGGGCGCCTGGGGCTACCCGGCCGCCCCGCCCTTCAACGGCCTGCGGATGTTCAAGTGCCTCGACCGCCCGGGCCGTCTCTCGCTCAGCCCGGCCCTGCCGACGATGTACCGCATCGGCTGCACCATGACCGGCGGTTCGTCGGGCGGCGGCTGGTTCCGCGTGGTGAACGGCAGGACCACGCTGGTGTCCAACACGTCGATCGGCCCGCAGGACAACACCTGGCTCGCGGGCCCGCATCTGGGCGCCGGAGCCGAGTCGCTGTACCAGAACATGAGCAGGACGTACGGCGGCCGGTGA
- the hflX gene encoding GTPase HflX, with protein MTSSSSFSQDTQRFAHTYADGRRADALMEEDVAWSHEIDGDRDGDQLDRSDRAALRRVVGLSTELEDVTEVEYRQLRLERVVLVGVWTSGTAQDAENSLAELAALAETAGALVLDGVIQRRDKPDAATYIGSGKADELRDIVLESGADTVICDGELSPGQLIHLEDIVKVKVIDRTALILDIFAQHAKSREGKAQVALAQMQYMLPRLRGWGQSLSRQMGGGKGGGLATRGPGETKIETDRRRIREKMAKMRREIAEMKTGREIQRQVRRRNKVPSVAIAGYTNAGKSSLLNRLTGAGVLVENALFATLDPTVRRAETPGGRLYTLADTVGFVRHLPHHLVEAFRSTMEEVGDSDLILHVVDGSHPNPEEQLAAVREVIRDVGAVDVPEIVVINKADAADPLTLQRLMRIEKRSIAVSARTGQGIQELLALIDNELPRPSVEIEALVPYTHGKLVARAHTEGEVISEEHTPEGTLLKVRVHEELAADLAPYVPAPTA; from the coding sequence ATGACCTCCTCTTCTTCCTTTTCCCAGGACACGCAGCGTTTCGCGCACACCTACGCCGACGGTCGCCGGGCCGATGCCCTGATGGAAGAGGACGTCGCCTGGAGCCACGAGATCGACGGAGACCGGGACGGCGACCAGCTCGACCGCTCCGACCGCGCGGCCCTGCGCCGTGTGGTGGGCCTTTCCACCGAGCTCGAGGACGTCACCGAGGTCGAGTACCGCCAGCTCCGCCTGGAGCGGGTCGTGCTCGTCGGTGTCTGGACCTCGGGGACCGCGCAGGACGCGGAGAACTCGCTGGCGGAGCTCGCCGCCCTCGCGGAGACCGCGGGCGCGCTCGTGCTCGACGGCGTGATCCAGCGCCGCGACAAGCCCGACGCGGCCACCTACATCGGCTCCGGCAAGGCCGACGAGCTGCGGGACATCGTGCTCGAGTCGGGCGCGGACACCGTGATCTGCGACGGTGAGCTCAGCCCGGGCCAGCTCATCCACCTCGAGGACATCGTCAAGGTCAAGGTCATCGACCGTACGGCCCTGATCCTCGACATCTTCGCCCAGCACGCCAAGTCCCGAGAGGGCAAGGCGCAGGTCGCGCTCGCGCAGATGCAGTACATGCTGCCGAGGCTCCGCGGCTGGGGTCAGTCGCTGTCCCGGCAGATGGGCGGCGGCAAGGGCGGCGGCCTCGCCACCCGTGGTCCCGGTGAGACCAAGATCGAGACGGACCGGCGACGGATCCGCGAGAAGATGGCGAAGATGCGCCGGGAGATCGCGGAGATGAAGACCGGCCGCGAGATCCAGCGCCAGGTGCGCCGACGCAACAAGGTGCCCTCGGTCGCCATCGCGGGCTACACCAACGCCGGCAAGTCCTCCCTGCTCAACCGCCTCACGGGCGCGGGCGTGCTGGTCGAGAACGCCCTGTTCGCGACCCTCGACCCGACCGTGCGCCGGGCCGAGACCCCGGGCGGTCGGCTGTACACACTGGCCGACACGGTCGGTTTTGTACGGCACCTGCCGCACCACCTGGTCGAGGCGTTCCGCTCCACGATGGAGGAGGTCGGTGACTCCGACCTGATCCTGCACGTGGTGGACGGCTCGCACCCGAACCCGGAGGAGCAGCTCGCCGCCGTGCGCGAGGTGATCAGGGACGTCGGCGCGGTCGATGTCCCGGAGATCGTCGTGATCAACAAGGCGGACGCGGCCGACCCGCTGACCCTTCAGCGGCTCATGCGGATCGAGAAGCGCTCCATCGCCGTCTCGGCCCGCACCGGCCAGGGCATCCAGGAACTGCTCGCCCTGATCGACAACGAGCTGCCCAGGCCGTCCGTCGAGATCGAGGCCCTGGTGCCGTACACGCACGGCAAGCTGGTCGCCCGCGCCCACACCGAGGGCGAGGTGATCTCCGAGGAGCACACCCCGGAGGGCACGCTGCTCAAGGTGCGGGTGCACGAGGAACTGGCGGCGGATCTCGCGCCGTATGTTCCGGCGCCGACCGCCTGA
- a CDS encoding M1 family metallopeptidase, whose amino-acid sequence MLLTPRNEVRRTPRPRRRLRVPAMVSAAVSLCLLAASAPATPLGIGDRLYPHLGNPGYDVASYDLSFTYPGKNSRPLQAVTTLDAWTTSDLERVNLDFAHGKVESVEVDGEAAAFRSAGEDLVVTPSEPLSEGSWTRITVRHTSDPVYGEKRQGGWVRTADGLAMANQADAAHVVFPCNDHPSDKALFTIRVTAPNGYTAVANGLPTDVERAGGSTTWTYRTRHPMATELAQVSIGRSKVVHRSGPHGLPVRDVVPSADRERLEPWLKKTPGQIAWMEKKVGRYPFETYGLLMAHASTGFELETQTLSLFERELFTQSAFPKWYVESIMVHELAHQWFGDSVSPRTWSDLWLSEGHATWYEALYAAETAGRPLEARMKAAYAASDRWRAAGGPPAAPKAPAAGKKTGIFRPNVYDGAALILYALRQEIGRHAFERLERLWVSRHRDGSASTADFVALAEEVSGRHLDGFLHAWLYSEKTPPMPGRPEWKSVDPAKAVKKATKK is encoded by the coding sequence ATGCTGCTCACCCCCCGTAACGAGGTTCGGCGCACTCCTCGTCCCCGCCGGCGCCTGAGGGTGCCCGCGATGGTCTCCGCCGCCGTCTCCCTCTGTCTGCTCGCCGCCAGCGCCCCCGCCACACCGCTGGGCATCGGCGACCGTCTCTACCCGCATCTGGGCAACCCCGGCTACGACGTGGCGTCGTACGACCTGTCCTTCACCTATCCCGGCAAGAACAGCCGGCCCTTGCAGGCCGTCACCACCCTCGACGCCTGGACGACCTCGGACCTGGAGCGCGTCAACCTGGACTTCGCGCACGGCAAGGTCGAGTCCGTCGAGGTCGACGGGGAGGCCGCGGCGTTCCGCAGCGCCGGTGAGGACCTCGTGGTCACGCCCTCGGAGCCGCTGTCCGAAGGCAGTTGGACACGGATCACCGTGCGGCACACCAGCGACCCCGTCTACGGGGAGAAGCGGCAGGGGGGCTGGGTGCGGACCGCGGACGGCCTGGCCATGGCCAACCAGGCCGACGCCGCGCACGTCGTGTTCCCGTGCAACGACCACCCCTCCGACAAGGCGCTGTTCACCATCCGGGTCACCGCGCCCAACGGCTACACCGCCGTGGCCAACGGACTCCCGACGGACGTGGAACGCGCGGGCGGCTCGACGACATGGACGTACCGGACCCGGCATCCCATGGCCACCGAGCTCGCCCAGGTGTCCATCGGCCGCTCCAAGGTGGTGCACCGCAGCGGTCCGCACGGACTGCCCGTGCGGGACGTCGTGCCCAGCGCCGACCGTGAGCGGCTCGAGCCGTGGCTGAAGAAGACGCCCGGGCAGATCGCCTGGATGGAGAAGAAGGTCGGGCGCTACCCGTTCGAGACGTACGGGCTGCTCATGGCCCACGCCTCCACCGGGTTCGAGCTCGAGACACAGACCCTGTCGCTGTTCGAGCGGGAGCTGTTCACCCAGAGCGCGTTCCCGAAGTGGTACGTCGAGTCGATCATGGTGCATGAACTGGCGCACCAGTGGTTCGGCGACAGCGTCAGCCCGCGCACCTGGTCCGACCTGTGGCTCAGTGAGGGACATGCCACCTGGTACGAGGCCCTGTACGCGGCGGAAACGGCCGGGCGGCCGCTGGAGGCACGGATGAAGGCCGCGTACGCCGCCTCCGACCGCTGGCGCGCGGCCGGCGGACCGCCCGCGGCGCCGAAGGCACCGGCTGCGGGCAAGAAGACCGGCATCTTCCGGCCCAACGTCTACGACGGTGCGGCCCTGATCCTCTACGCCCTGCGGCAGGAGATCGGGCGGCATGCCTTCGAGCGACTCGAGCGCCTGTGGGTGAGCCGTCACCGGGACGGGTCCGCCTCGACCGCGGACTTCGTCGCGCTCGCGGAGGAGGTCTCCGGACGCCACCTCGACGGGTTCCTGCACGCCTGGCTGTACAGCGAGAAGACCCCGCCGATGCCCGGCCGGCCGGAGTGGAAGTCGGTGGATCCCGCGAAGGCGGTCAAGAAGGCGACCAAGAAATAG